The Desmonostoc muscorum LEGE 12446 genome includes a region encoding these proteins:
- a CDS encoding Uma2 family endonuclease: MLVKSTPAEQRTVLYNVSWETFEALLQETGEDRGSRFAYDCGTLEIMTPLFEHENPKSNFGNFIIALAEELDIEVRSAGSTTLKRKIAKRGIEPDTCYYIQNEAAIRGKEKLNLETDPPPDLAIEIDITSTSVNKFGIYAALGVNELWRYNGQDLKFYQLVEGQYVECKFSIAFPIVSVSEISRFIEQSKSMGEIALLKSFRAWVRKKIS; this comes from the coding sequence ATGCTTGTCAAATCAACACCTGCTGAACAAAGAACAGTGCTATATAACGTTAGCTGGGAAACCTTTGAAGCCTTGCTTCAAGAGACGGGCGAGGATAGAGGTTCTCGGTTTGCTTATGACTGCGGCACTTTAGAAATTATGACACCACTGTTTGAGCATGAAAACCCTAAAAGTAATTTTGGTAATTTCATCATTGCTTTAGCTGAAGAATTAGATATTGAAGTTAGAAGTGCTGGTTCAACAACATTGAAACGAAAAATTGCAAAGCGGGGAATAGAACCAGATACTTGTTACTATATCCAGAATGAAGCAGCTATTAGAGGTAAGGAAAAGCTAAATTTAGAAACAGACCCACCGCCTGATTTAGCAATTGAGATTGACATCACCAGCACTTCAGTTAACAAATTTGGTATTTATGCAGCACTGGGTGTAAATGAACTTTGGAGATATAACGGGCAAGATTTAAAGTTTTATCAGTTGGTAGAAGGGCAATATGTCGAGTGTAAATTTAGTATTGCCTTTCCTATAGTTTCAGTAAGTGAGATCAGCAGATTTATTGAGCAGAGTAAAAGTATGGGTGAAATTGCTTTGCTCAAATCCTTTCGCGCTTGGGTGAGGAAGAAAATAAGCTAG
- a CDS encoding Uma2 family endonuclease, whose product MLVQSTPAEQRTVLYNISWETFEALLQETGEDRGSRFAYDSGVLEIMTPLFEHENPKIQFDRLIFALAVELKIKIRSAGSTTLKRQSIAKGIEPDSCYYIQNEPVIRGKQKLDLRADPAPDLAVEIDITSSSVDKFNIYAALGVAELWRYDGEVLKFYQLVESQYIEVNFSRAFPLVSVSDLNRFIQKSKTMDEIDLVQSFRAWVQGKLG is encoded by the coding sequence ATGCTTGTCCAGTCAACGCCTGCTGAACAAAGAACAGTGCTATACAACATTAGCTGGGAAACCTTTGAAGCCTTGCTTCAAGAGACAGGTGAGGATAGAGGTTCTCGGTTTGCTTATGACAGCGGTGTTTTAGAAATCATGACTCCACTTTTTGAACACGAAAATCCTAAAATTCAGTTTGACAGATTGATATTCGCTTTAGCAGTGGAATTAAAAATTAAAATTAGAAGTGCTGGTTCTACAACATTAAAACGTCAATCAATAGCCAAAGGAATAGAACCCGATAGTTGCTATTATATTCAAAATGAGCCAGTAATTAGAGGTAAACAAAAATTAGATTTAAGAGCAGACCCAGCACCCGATTTAGCAGTTGAAATTGATATTACTAGTAGTTCTGTTGATAAGTTTAATATTTATGCGGCTTTAGGTGTAGCAGAATTGTGGAGATATGACGGTGAAGTTTTAAAATTTTATCAATTAGTAGAAAGTCAGTATATTGAGGTTAATTTTAGTAGAGCTTTTCCTTTAGTTTCTGTTAGCGATCTGAATAGATTTATCCAGAAAAGTAAAACTATGGATGAAATCGATTTGGTGCAATCCTTCCGCGCTTGGGTGCAGGGTAAGTTAGGGTAA
- a CDS encoding cysteine desulfurase, whose product MTFTTTKTLADKVRADFPILHQEVNEKTLVYLDNAATSQKPLLVLNTLRDYYEQYNANVHRGAHTLSAKATDAYEGARDKIAKFINAASRQEIVYTRNASEAINLVAYSWGMNNLQPGDEIILSVMEHHSNIVPWQLVAQKTGAVLKFVELTPEQTFDLEQFKKLISEKTKLVSVVHISNALGCINPVAEIGAIAHNYGAKFLVDACQSVPHFPIDVQQIDCDWLVASGHKMCAPTGIGFLYGKLELLESMPPFFGGGEMIAEVYLDHSTYAELPHKFEAGTPAIGEAIALGAAIDYLSSIGMDKIHASEAELTAYLFQQLEQIPQIRIYGPKPNAQGEGRAALATFTAEGVHANDLSTLLDQEGVAIRSGHHCTQPLHRYLGIPASARASLSFYNTREEIDIFIKALKETLDFFAEFSS is encoded by the coding sequence ATGACTTTCACCACTACTAAAACCCTTGCCGATAAAGTTCGCGCTGACTTCCCAATTTTGCATCAGGAAGTCAATGAGAAAACCCTAGTTTATCTCGATAATGCTGCAACATCCCAAAAGCCTTTACTCGTATTAAATACTTTACGAGATTATTACGAGCAATATAATGCCAATGTGCATCGAGGTGCCCACACTCTAAGTGCTAAGGCTACCGATGCTTATGAAGGTGCTAGAGACAAAATTGCTAAATTTATTAATGCTGCATCGCGTCAGGAAATTGTCTATACCCGCAACGCCAGTGAGGCGATTAATCTAGTCGCTTACAGTTGGGGAATGAACAATTTGCAGCCGGGAGATGAGATTATTCTGTCGGTGATGGAACATCACAGCAATATTGTGCCGTGGCAATTGGTGGCACAAAAAACTGGCGCGGTGTTGAAATTTGTTGAACTTACACCAGAACAAACTTTTGATTTGGAGCAGTTTAAAAAGCTGATTTCCGAGAAAACAAAACTGGTGTCAGTGGTACATATTTCTAATGCTTTGGGTTGTATTAATCCAGTAGCAGAAATTGGGGCGATCGCTCACAATTACGGTGCGAAATTTTTAGTCGATGCTTGTCAAAGTGTACCACACTTCCCCATTGATGTACAACAAATAGATTGTGATTGGTTGGTTGCTTCTGGCCACAAAATGTGCGCCCCCACTGGCATCGGATTTTTGTATGGCAAGTTGGAATTGTTAGAATCAATGCCTCCATTTTTTGGCGGTGGCGAGATGATTGCAGAGGTGTATTTAGACCATTCCACCTATGCAGAATTACCCCATAAATTTGAAGCTGGTACGCCTGCAATTGGAGAAGCGATCGCACTTGGTGCCGCAATAGATTATCTCAGCAGTATCGGCATGGATAAAATCCACGCCTCCGAAGCCGAATTAACAGCTTATTTGTTCCAACAATTAGAACAAATTCCCCAAATTAGAATTTACGGCCCCAAACCAAATGCTCAAGGAGAAGGTAGAGCTGCCTTAGCTACATTCACCGCCGAAGGAGTCCACGCCAACGACTTATCTACATTATTAGATCAAGAAGGCGTTGCCATTCGTTCTGGACACCATTGCACTCAACCATTACACCGCTACTTAGGAATTCCCGCAAGCGCACGGGCAAGTTTATCGTTCTACAATACTCGTGAGGAAATTGATATTTTCATCAAAGCACTAAAGGAAACCCTAGACTTTTTTGCTGAATTCTCTAGTTAA
- the sufD gene encoding Fe-S cluster assembly protein SufD produces MSIQVSPSPIPNSDAASLTATLLDKDAYLIGLLNQVTASKTEGWLQGLREGAANWVRHSHIPSTREEEWRFTDLSSLRQVQFNVETLHEASLPEILPEAANSRLVFVNGVYAPELSAVADLPPGVVVSNLAGLPVAEQEAVQQYLAQAEGAQEVFTALNTAGITDAAVIWVKKNVVVETPIHLVFVAAAGESATISQPRCLVVAEGGSQVTLVEEYTNRRGAEGAEKERYLTNAVTEVWVGENAEVSHTRVEREGGEAFHVGKTAIAQSRDSRYTCHAITFGGRLSRHNLEILQTGEQTQTTLNGLTMISGKQLADTHSAIALNHPYGTSKQLHKCIVGDRAHAVFNGKVFVPKPAQLTDAAQLNRNLLLSSKARVDTKPQLEITADNVKCAHGATVSQLEDDEIFYLQSRGIDENDARKLLINAFAAEIINQIPVPSLRENLLNTVNNLKSISLES; encoded by the coding sequence ATGAGTATTCAAGTTTCCCCTAGTCCAATTCCTAACTCGGATGCAGCGAGTCTGACAGCTACTCTGTTGGATAAAGATGCTTATTTAATTGGCTTGTTAAATCAAGTCACTGCATCAAAAACAGAAGGGTGGCTGCAAGGTTTACGTGAAGGTGCCGCTAATTGGGTACGCCACTCTCATATTCCCAGCACCCGCGAGGAAGAATGGCGATTTACTGATTTGTCTTCTCTGCGACAAGTGCAGTTTAATGTAGAGACGTTGCATGAAGCGTCTCTACCGGAGATTTTGCCAGAAGCGGCTAACAGTCGTCTGGTTTTTGTGAATGGTGTTTATGCGCCGGAGTTATCCGCAGTCGCAGATTTACCGCCTGGGGTGGTGGTGAGTAATTTGGCTGGGTTACCTGTGGCTGAGCAGGAGGCTGTACAACAGTATTTAGCTCAAGCTGAAGGAGCGCAGGAAGTTTTTACGGCTCTCAATACTGCTGGGATAACTGATGCAGCGGTGATTTGGGTGAAGAAGAATGTGGTAGTTGAGACGCCAATTCATCTGGTGTTTGTTGCAGCTGCTGGTGAGAGTGCGACGATTTCGCAGCCGCGTTGTTTGGTGGTGGCGGAAGGTGGTTCGCAGGTGACTTTGGTGGAGGAGTATACGAACCGCAGAGGCGCAGAGGGCGCAGAGAAAGAGAGATATTTGACGAATGCGGTGACGGAAGTTTGGGTTGGTGAGAATGCCGAGGTGAGTCACACTAGGGTTGAGCGAGAGGGTGGAGAAGCTTTTCATGTTGGCAAGACTGCGATCGCTCAATCTCGTGATAGTCGATATACTTGTCATGCCATAACTTTTGGCGGAAGGTTATCACGGCATAATTTGGAGATTTTGCAAACTGGCGAACAAACCCAAACTACTCTCAATGGGTTGACGATGATTTCTGGCAAGCAGTTGGCGGATACTCACAGTGCGATCGCTCTGAATCATCCTTATGGTACAAGTAAACAGTTGCACAAGTGTATTGTCGGCGATCGCGCTCATGCTGTGTTCAACGGCAAAGTTTTTGTTCCCAAGCCAGCGCAATTGACAGATGCAGCCCAGTTAAATCGAAATTTGCTACTATCATCAAAAGCCAGGGTTGATACTAAACCCCAATTAGAAATTACTGCGGATAATGTCAAATGCGCTCACGGCGCTACCGTCAGTCAATTGGAGGATGATGAAATCTTCTACCTCCAAAGTCGGGGAATTGATGAAAACGATGCTCGTAAATTGTTAATTAACGCTTTCGCTGCTGAAATTATCAACCAAATACCCGTTCCCTCTCTCCGAGAAAACCTGTTAAACACTGTTAATAATCTCAAGTCCATATCGCTGGAATCTTGA
- the sufC gene encoding Fe-S cluster assembly ATPase SufC has product MIIENSEVVLSVRNLTANVDGTPILKGVNLEVRSGEIHAIMGPNGSGKSTFSKVLAGHPAYEVTGGEVIFQGQNLLELEPEERARSGVFLAFQYPLEIPGVSNLDFLRVAYNSRQKARGLEEIDAFDFDDLIEEKLDVVKMNAAFLNRSLNEGFSGGEKKRNEILQMALLEPKLGILDETDSGLDIDALRIVANGVNQLASPENATILITHYQRLLDYIVPDFVHVMANGRILTSGGKELALELESRGYDWVLAEFAAEVGV; this is encoded by the coding sequence ATGATTATTGAAAATAGTGAAGTTGTCCTGTCGGTACGGAATCTGACGGCTAATGTTGATGGGACACCGATTTTAAAGGGTGTGAACCTGGAGGTGCGATCGGGTGAAATTCATGCGATTATGGGACCGAATGGTTCTGGTAAGAGTACTTTTTCTAAGGTGTTGGCTGGGCACCCGGCGTATGAGGTGACTGGCGGTGAGGTGATTTTCCAAGGACAAAATCTGCTGGAGTTGGAACCAGAGGAACGCGCTAGAAGTGGTGTGTTTTTGGCTTTTCAGTATCCGCTGGAAATTCCTGGTGTGAGCAATTTGGATTTCTTACGGGTGGCGTACAATTCCCGGCAGAAAGCACGGGGTTTGGAAGAAATAGACGCGTTTGATTTTGACGATTTGATTGAGGAAAAGCTGGATGTGGTAAAAATGAATGCCGCTTTCCTCAATCGGAGTTTGAATGAAGGGTTTTCTGGTGGCGAGAAAAAGCGGAATGAAATTCTGCAAATGGCGCTGCTAGAACCAAAGTTGGGAATTTTGGATGAGACTGATTCGGGTTTGGATATTGATGCGCTCAGAATTGTGGCGAATGGGGTAAATCAATTGGCAAGTCCAGAAAATGCCACGATTTTAATTACCCACTATCAGCGGTTGCTCGATTATATTGTGCCAGATTTTGTCCATGTGATGGCAAATGGGCGAATTCTCACTAGTGGTGGTAAGGAATTGGCACTAGAATTAGAGTCTCGCGGTTATGACTGGGTGTTGGCAGAGTTTGCAGCTGAGGTGGGTGTTTAA
- the sufB gene encoding Fe-S cluster assembly protein SufB, which yields MSATVKTLVNQPYKYGFVTDIEADTIPRGLDEDVVRLISSKKNEPQFMLDFRLKAYRQWQKMTEPTWPNVKYPPINYQDIIYYSAPKRKKEKLNSLDEVDPTLLETFEKLGISLSEQKRLANVAVDAIFDSVSVATTFKEKLAKDGVIFCSISEALQEHPELIKKYLGSVVPIADNYFAALNAAVFSDGSFVYIPKGVKCPMELSTYFRINSGDTGQFERTLIVAEEGSYVSYLEGCTAPMYDSNQLHAAVVELVALDNAEIKYSTVQNWYAGDANGKGGIYNFVTKRGLCQGVNSKISWTQVETGSAITWKYPSCVLVGDNSVGEFYSVALTNNMQQADTGTKMIHVGKNTRSTIISKGISAGKSSNSYRGLVKVNPTAKGARNYSQCDSMLIGDNAHANTFPYIQVQNNTAKVEHEASTSKIGEDQLFYFAQRGISSEDAISMMISGFCKDVFNQLPMEFAVEADKLLSLKLEGSVG from the coding sequence ATGAGTGCCACTGTCAAAACCTTAGTCAACCAACCTTACAAGTACGGCTTTGTTACCGACATTGAGGCAGACACTATTCCTCGTGGATTGGATGAGGATGTTGTCCGCTTGATTTCGTCGAAGAAGAACGAGCCACAGTTCATGTTGGACTTTCGCCTGAAGGCTTATCGCCAGTGGCAAAAAATGACAGAACCAACTTGGCCTAATGTCAAGTATCCGCCAATTAATTATCAAGATATCATTTATTACTCAGCCCCGAAACGCAAGAAAGAAAAACTCAACAGCTTGGATGAAGTCGATCCAACTCTCTTGGAAACCTTTGAAAAGCTGGGTATTTCCCTATCTGAACAAAAGCGACTGGCAAATGTTGCTGTAGACGCGATTTTCGATAGCGTTTCTGTTGCCACTACATTTAAAGAAAAGTTAGCTAAAGACGGCGTTATTTTCTGTTCAATTTCCGAAGCGTTGCAGGAACATCCAGAACTAATAAAAAAATATCTGGGTAGCGTCGTTCCCATTGCTGACAACTATTTTGCTGCTCTCAACGCCGCCGTATTTAGTGATGGTTCCTTCGTCTACATTCCCAAAGGCGTCAAATGTCCGATGGAACTGTCTACCTACTTCCGCATCAACTCCGGTGACACAGGACAATTTGAGCGGACTTTGATTGTCGCTGAAGAAGGTAGCTATGTTTCCTACCTCGAAGGTTGCACTGCACCAATGTATGACAGCAATCAGCTGCACGCGGCTGTGGTGGAACTTGTTGCTCTAGACAACGCCGAAATTAAATACTCCACCGTCCAAAACTGGTACGCTGGGGATGCTAACGGTAAAGGCGGTATTTACAACTTTGTCACCAAGCGCGGTTTGTGTCAGGGCGTAAATTCCAAGATTTCCTGGACTCAAGTAGAAACAGGTTCGGCAATTACTTGGAAGTATCCTAGCTGTGTTTTGGTGGGTGATAACTCTGTGGGTGAGTTCTACTCGGTGGCGCTGACAAACAACATGCAGCAAGCTGATACGGGTACAAAGATGATTCACGTTGGTAAGAATACCCGTAGTACAATTATTTCTAAGGGAATTTCCGCAGGTAAATCTAGTAACAGTTATCGGGGTTTGGTGAAGGTCAATCCGACTGCGAAAGGGGCGAGAAATTATTCTCAGTGCGATTCGATGCTGATTGGGGATAATGCCCATGCCAATACTTTCCCTTATATCCAGGTGCAAAATAATACTGCGAAGGTAGAGCATGAAGCTTCTACTTCTAAGATTGGGGAAGATCAGTTATTTTACTTCGCTCAACGGGGTATTTCTTCAGAGGATGCTATTTCGATGATGATTAGCGGCTTCTGTAAGGATGTTTTCAATCAGCTACCGATGGAGTTTGCTGTGGAAGCTGATAAGTTGTTGAGTTTGAAGTTGGAAGGCAGTGTTGGATAA
- the sufR gene encoding iron-sulfur cluster biosynthesis transcriptional regulator SufR has protein sequence MATIHQSSTKQEILEYLHKHQKATAIELAEVLDVSKQAIRRHLKDLETEELVLFSTSSDQAGMGRPQHVYQLSRQGRDRLHRTMSDRFGDASGNFAVSLLDTLAETVGHDQFKSILQKQWERKAHEYRDRVGSGSLRERVANLVELRKAEGFMAEYHPVDVNDCSRGESFIFIEHNCAISNVAESFPTICGHELEMFAGVLPDCTVERTHWIINGEHRCGYLVQARN, from the coding sequence ATGGCGACTATCCACCAGTCCTCAACCAAGCAAGAAATCCTAGAATATCTGCACAAGCACCAAAAAGCAACGGCTATTGAGCTTGCTGAAGTTTTAGATGTGAGCAAGCAAGCGATTCGTCGCCACCTCAAAGATTTGGAGACGGAGGAGCTAGTTTTGTTTTCGACATCATCAGATCAAGCCGGAATGGGGCGTCCCCAGCATGTTTATCAACTGAGTCGTCAGGGACGCGATCGCTTGCACCGCACAATGAGCGATCGCTTCGGTGATGCCAGCGGCAATTTTGCTGTTTCGCTGCTGGATACCTTAGCAGAAACCGTGGGACACGACCAATTCAAATCCATATTACAGAAGCAGTGGGAACGTAAAGCTCATGAATATCGCGATCGCGTGGGTAGCGGTTCACTGCGAGAACGTGTAGCCAACCTAGTAGAGTTGAGAAAAGCTGAAGGCTTTATGGCCGAGTATCACCCTGTTGATGTGAATGACTGCTCCAGAGGCGAAAGTTTCATATTTATAGAGCATAACTGCGCCATTTCCAACGTTGCTGAATCTTTCCCCACCATTTGTGGTCATGAATTAGAAATGTTTGCTGGCGTCTTACCAGATTGTACAGTAGAACGCACCCACTGGATTATCAACGGCGAACACCGTTGTGGTTATTTAGTACAAGCCCGCAATTAG
- a CDS encoding KGG domain-containing protein, with protein sequence MADTSKRGFASMDDDKQREIASKGGQAAHEKGTAHEFTSEEAREAGHKGGEAVSQDREHMAEIGREGGKSSHKRNRNKDSEDTDTEEKGTQGGTPEQHAKAGRQSRKNK encoded by the coding sequence ATGGCTGATACAAGCAAACGTGGTTTTGCTTCGATGGATGATGACAAGCAACGCGAAATAGCGAGCAAGGGGGGACAAGCCGCCCATGAAAAGGGCACCGCCCATGAGTTTACATCTGAAGAAGCTCGTGAAGCTGGACACAAAGGTGGTGAAGCTGTAAGTCAGGATAGAGAACACATGGCTGAAATCGGCCGTGAAGGTGGCAAGAGTTCCCACAAGCGTAATCGTAATAAAGATAGTGAGGATACCGATACTGAAGAAAAGGGAACCCAAGGAGGCACACCAGAACAACATGCTAAGGCAGGGCGGCAGAGTCGCAAGAATAAATAG
- a CDS encoding YbhB/YbcL family Raf kinase inhibitor-like protein, producing the protein MKLESNAFNANDLIPGKYTCDGKDISPPLLWDEIPIGTESIALIVDDPDAPGRTFVHWVVYDIPNTTRQLPENIPTVKTLPNGGVQGKNDFGKFGYGGPCPPSGTHRYFFKLFALDKSLDLAAGATKNQILAAMEGHVLATAELIGKYKRQS; encoded by the coding sequence ATGAAATTGGAAAGCAATGCCTTTAACGCTAATGATTTAATTCCTGGTAAATACACCTGTGATGGTAAAGATATTTCTCCACCTTTACTCTGGGATGAAATTCCAATAGGAACAGAAAGTATAGCATTGATTGTTGATGATCCTGATGCACCTGGACGAACTTTTGTTCATTGGGTTGTTTACGATATTCCAAATACAACTCGCCAATTACCAGAGAATATTCCAACTGTAAAAACTTTACCCAATGGTGGAGTGCAGGGCAAAAATGATTTTGGCAAGTTTGGTTACGGTGGCCCGTGTCCACCCAGTGGAACTCATCGCTACTTTTTTAAACTTTTTGCTTTAGATAAAAGTTTAGATTTGGCAGCAGGTGCTACCAAAAACCAAATTTTAGCAGCAATGGAAGGTCATGTTTTGGCAACAGCAGAATTAATTGGAAAATACAAACGCCAGTCTTAA
- a CDS encoding YbjQ family protein gives MIITTTDVIQGAVIESYLGIVTAEVVYGSNFLRDFIAGIRDIVGGRTGSYERLFEQGQRKALDELEQRAQRLGANAVIGIEIDTGTINVDQSGVLMLITATGTAVRIR, from the coding sequence ATGATTATAACTACCACTGATGTGATTCAAGGAGCCGTTATCGAATCATATTTGGGTATTGTGACAGCAGAAGTGGTCTATGGTAGCAATTTTTTGCGAGATTTTATAGCCGGTATTCGGGATATTGTTGGTGGACGCACTGGCAGTTACGAACGTTTATTTGAACAGGGTCAACGCAAAGCACTAGATGAATTAGAACAACGAGCGCAACGTTTAGGAGCAAACGCTGTAATCGGAATTGAAATTGATACTGGCACAATCAATGTTGACCAATCAGGAGTTTTAATGCTGATTACTGCTACAGGTACTGCTGTGAGAATACGTTAA
- a CDS encoding tetratricopeptide repeat protein, producing MYKPTSFVFSVVLLGCFAFTMPAPTQAQVLMAQTKNPELKQLLEEGRRLVDAGDYGGAIAVYQQAGRLDPKNAKIHSGIGYLYAQQGNYQAALTAYRKAIAINPNNSDFYYAVGYIKANLGDTAGAKEGYRRAIQLNRNNVNAYLGLAVTQSRLGDYSAASWAYEQALSLDKNNAQTYELMGSMYKQRRQAKQANTALQKARDLYKRRNDLDGVDRVEAMLRQLGG from the coding sequence GTGTACAAGCCTACATCATTTGTGTTTAGTGTGGTGTTACTAGGATGTTTTGCCTTTACGATGCCTGCACCGACTCAGGCTCAGGTGTTAATGGCACAAACTAAAAACCCAGAGTTAAAGCAACTGCTAGAGGAAGGACGGAGGTTAGTAGACGCTGGTGATTATGGAGGTGCGATCGCAGTTTATCAACAAGCAGGTAGGCTAGATCCCAAGAATGCTAAGATTCATTCAGGTATTGGCTACTTATACGCTCAACAAGGAAATTATCAAGCGGCATTAACGGCTTATCGTAAGGCGATCGCTATCAACCCTAACAATAGTGATTTTTATTACGCTGTCGGTTACATCAAAGCCAACTTGGGAGACACCGCCGGCGCCAAAGAAGGTTACCGTCGTGCCATACAACTGAACCGTAACAATGTTAATGCCTACTTAGGCTTAGCTGTAACCCAATCTCGTCTAGGAGATTATAGTGCAGCTAGCTGGGCATACGAACAAGCACTGAGCTTAGATAAAAATAATGCCCAAACTTATGAATTAATGGGTTCGATGTATAAACAGCGACGGCAAGCCAAACAAGCCAACACCGCCCTTCAAAAAGCCCGTGACTTGTATAAACGGCGCAATGACTTAGATGGCGTAGACAGAGTAGAAGCCATGCTGCGGCAGTTAGGGGGATGA
- a CDS encoding ABC transporter ATP-binding protein translates to MTAAVFLENVYKFYNKVPVVNDLSFQIEAGEIFALLGPNGAGKSTTIRMLTTLTKPSQGRIEVNGYDVVSQPMLAKQSIGVVLQQVSVDNDLTVWENMELHGRLHHISNPQRQQLINQWLEYVELTEKRHDLVKTLSGGMKRRLQIARALLHEPQMLFLDEPTVGLDPQTRRRLWEIIRDLNKQGMTMLLTTHYMDEVEFLCDAFGSTKPGRIGIMDGGKLISLGTLKQLRSTHGEGLVMKQLGLSEVGSDSALAWEYLFFPSLEEANIYLNEQPDKTGMMVRPSNLEDIFVELTGRQLD, encoded by the coding sequence ATGACTGCTGCTGTCTTCTTAGAAAACGTCTACAAGTTTTACAACAAAGTACCTGTAGTCAATGACCTGTCATTCCAAATTGAAGCGGGGGAAATATTTGCTCTACTTGGCCCCAACGGTGCGGGAAAATCTACCACAATTCGGATGCTGACTACACTAACCAAACCCTCCCAAGGACGGATAGAAGTAAATGGATATGATGTGGTCAGCCAACCAATGTTGGCAAAACAGAGTATTGGCGTAGTCTTGCAGCAAGTCAGTGTAGATAACGATTTAACAGTTTGGGAAAATATGGAACTGCATGGGAGACTACATCACATTAGCAACCCGCAGCGACAACAATTAATTAATCAATGGCTAGAATATGTTGAACTCACAGAAAAACGTCATGATTTGGTCAAAACCCTGTCTGGGGGTATGAAACGACGGTTGCAAATAGCGAGGGCTTTACTGCATGAACCGCAAATGTTGTTTTTGGATGAACCAACGGTAGGACTAGACCCCCAAACCAGGCGACGCCTTTGGGAAATTATTCGAGATTTGAATAAGCAGGGAATGACAATGCTACTAACGACCCATTATATGGATGAGGTCGAATTTTTGTGCGATGCTTTCGGTTCCACCAAGCCAGGACGCATCGGTATTATGGATGGCGGTAAGCTAATTTCTTTGGGAACGCTAAAACAACTGCGTTCTACTCACGGTGAAGGCTTGGTGATGAAGCAATTAGGTTTATCTGAAGTAGGAAGTGACAGCGCCCTTGCTTGGGAATATTTATTTTTCCCTTCATTGGAAGAAGCAAATATCTACTTGAATGAACAGCCCGATAAAACCGGAATGATGGTGCGTCCCTCTAACCTGGAAGATATTTTTGTGGAATTAACGGGACGCCAGTTAGATTAA